Within Azoarcus sp. DD4, the genomic segment GTGGCGCGAGCATCGAGCAGCGTCTCCAGGGAGCAGTCCACTTCGGTCATGCCGACAAAGGCCCGCTCGTACTCGCCGGCGATGTCCTTGTCGTTGCCGAACAGCACTTCGTGGGGCGGCCGGTTGTGGCCCGCCAGATAGATCACGAAGCACTCGACCATGCCGTCGCTGATGTCGCCCGATTCGTAGAGCTGCCACACGTCGAACAGGTCGCGGGGGTGCTGTCGATCCAGCGCGGCCACCAGCTTGCTGGCGTACAGCTCGTCCGGTGCCAGAACCGGCAGCTCGAACTCGACGCCGAACAGATCGCTGGTCTTGGCGCTCAGCGGCCGCCGCTCGACGGGCAGCACGCTGCCGCGGAACACGACGTTGACCTCGATCTTCACCTGGCTGGCGTCGTTCTCGACGATCAGCTTGGTGTCTCCCAGGTCCTTGGCGCGAACCAGGCGTGTCTGCACGCCCAGTGGCGCAACGCGCGCGGCGATGGCGGCCAGCTCCTGGTTGATGGCTTGCAGCGCTTCGTCGCGCGGCGTCTGCCACGGGAGGTACACCACGTCGATGTCCACCGACAGGCGCGGCATGTCCCGCACGAAGAGGTTGATGGCCGTGCCGCCCTTCATGGCGAAGATGTCGTTGGCGAACACGTCGGGCGCGACGGCCAGCAGCAGGCGAACGGTGTCCGCGTAGGTCTTATCCATGAGGTCTCAGGCTCAGCAAGGTGCCGTCATCGAGCCGGCTCATCCAGCGCGTGTTGCTGCCGGTGCGAACCGGGTACTGCTCCAGCAGGGCATCGACGTCCACGAGGCTGGTCTCGCGCGCCCAGGTCAGGAACAGGCGCACGGCCTTCACGCTGGCGCAGCAGGACAGCAGTTGCCCGAGCAAGTCCTTGCGGGGGGAACGCAGTCCATCGAAGAGGTTGCGGGCCTCTTCGAGGCTCTGCTTGACGCCGGCTTCGTACAGCAGCTCCAGCACGGCACGCTCGGGGGCTGCCACCCGCAGATCCTCGGGCAGGCCAGGCGGCGTGGTCAGGGTCTTGCCGGCCAGCGCCGTGTCCGGCCAGTCGAACAGGCGGGCGTGGACGTAGCGGGCCGGAAAGCGCGAAGTGAACCAGGCCGGCAACGCGAAGCGACCGTCGCCCCACAGCACCAGCGCCTCCCGGCTGCCCAGGTTGTGCCGCACCCCCTGCAGGGCCAGGGCGCTCTTGCCGCCGACGTGCAGGCCGGGCACGCGCTGTTGCAGGAACTTCAGCGCACCGTAGACCCCGAACTCATCGTTCGGGAAGGCATAGACGCCATGGGCCAGGCGCACGAGCCACCCGCCGTCGGCATAGTGGGCGGCGAGCTGGGGCGACACCCCGAACTGGCTCAGGGTGGCAAGGTCGAACGGCGCCCCACGGGGGAGTCCCGCCTGCAGTCGCTTGATTACCTGGTGCCGAGAATTTCCATTCATGCTATAAAAATAACACAGAATCCAATCAACCCCTAGAGCCATTGCAAGAACGTGCAGGGAAAGTAGCATAAGGTTTAATTTATCGCTCAGAATCTAATCGACCTGCGGCCCGAGCCAACCCGGCTCTGCCGGCCGCAACCCGCCCTCCTGATCGCGGTCTATGCTGGAGGGCAGGCCACGACCGGCCGCTCCGCGAGGTGAGGCACCACTGAAGCCGAGGCATATGAGCATGAGCACCAACACGCACAACGGGCGCTGGAGCCACCGGCTGGGCCGGGGGGCTGGCCGTGCCTGGCGTGGATACCTCCGCCGCGAGCAGCGTGTCGCCGGCTGGCTGGTGACGCGCGGGGTACCCGCGGGCGCGGCGACGGCGGTGCTCTGGATCGTCAAGCTGGCCGTACTTGGCATGCTGCTATACACCGTATCCTGGCTCGTCCTGCTGCTGGCCTTTGCGGTGGTCGCCGCATGGCTCGCGCGGAACGCCGACGAGGACGACGAGAAGCAGCCGGAACTTAGAGACGGACACTCGGGCGTCGGCCTGTACGACAAAGATGACTGGCGGATCGACATGGGCGATCCCGACGAGCCGTAGCTGCCGCATCAACGCGAGAGAGTGCTCCTTACTTCGCAGCACCTTTCGATACAGCCGTCATCGCAAGGCGAGAGCCACTACCCCCAGCCGACTTCGCATCGGACGTGCCAGTGATAAGACCGCCCAGGAAGTTTCCGGCGCGAACGCCTGCCCATCCGAGTGCCATGACCCAGAACGTCGGCAACACGATGAACATCGTTGCCATGACGAAGTTCAGCAGCATGTCACCGAACGCATTGTTCAGGCCGATCAATGGGTCGAAGTTGGCGTGCGGCCTGTCCGCGCCAAACCCCCAGCCGTAGAGCGCGTCCAGGATCGTGCTGTCGATCCAGCGCGCGAGCTGGAACCAGAAGTCCACGAAGAACAGCGCGAACTGGACGCAGCTCACCGTCACCACCGTCTTCAGGTCGTAGGTGCCGATCAGCAGCACCAGCGGGATGCAGATGACGAGCGCCATCTTGAGCATCGTCAGCACCATCGGCAGCGCTTGGCGCACCACGTCCATCGCCGGAAAGAAGCCCAGCGAGCCGACGGTCAGCCCCAGGTCGCTCGCGCCGCGCGTGACGATGTTCGGCAGCGTCTTGTCGATCTGGCCGCCGTAGTCGGTGTAGACGGCGCCCTGGTTCATCTTCTGCTGCCGCGGTGAGACGACGGCGCGGATCACCGAGTCATTGACCTCGCTCTGCGACAGGAAGCCCACCCAGCGCCCGATGCGGGTCAGCAGGTCCGGGTCGACCTGTGCCAGCAGCCGGCTGCGCAGTCCCTGGCCGCCATCGGCCCACCACTGCCGGCAGGACGGATAGCCGCCGCCGCTGTCCACCTGTGCCAGCCCCGCATCGCGGGTCGCGTCGTAGGGCCAGGCCGTGCGTGGGGTCCTGGCGCGATAGGTGTCATAGAAGCCGGGCGTGTCGAGGAAGTAACTCGACCCGATCCAGGTGACGTCGTTCATCTGCTCGTCGGAGAGCGTCGGCCGGTTCATGAACAGCTTGGCGCGCGACGGCCCGTAGCAGTCGTGCGTGAAGTCGGCGACCTCCTGTGCCAGCACCGGATCGTCGATGCGCGAGGCATCCACATCCATGCGAATCTCGCGCAGGTCCGTGCCGCAGGGAATCGCCGCCACCGCGGCGCCCGTCACGGCTTTCGACAGCGCGTGCATGAAGAACCACCACACCGGCACCAGCGCGCTCTGGTCGTTGAGCGCCGTGTAGACGTTGGACCAGCCCGTGTCGTTGGGCAGCGGGACGTTGACCTGGCATTGCGCGGAGCGCGTGGTGTCGAACCTGATCGTGGCGAGATCCACCGGGATGAACGGAATGCCGGCGAACATGATGACCACGATCGCCACCCACACCCGGTTCTCGATGCGCATCGACGACAGCACGCCCTTGTTGCCTTCGTCCGCACCTTCGCTGCGGGCCTTGAGCCATTCCTGGATCACGATGGCCACGAACGGCAGCGCGAACACGCCGCTGGCCACGAGAATGCTCCAGATGCCGTTGTTGACCACCCAAGCCACCAGGGTCAGGTAATACTCCAGGTAGTCCGTGGTGTAGAGCGTCATGCCTGCCTCCCGGTCTCAGCCGTGCTGCAACAATTGGCTGGCTTCCAGCGCGACCACGGCGATCACGGCCGCGATCTCCGTGCGCAGCAGGCGCTGATGCGTCTCGCGGGACGGCTCCCGCCGCAACAGGCGCCGACGCATCCACCACCAGCCGTAAGCCGTCGCTCCGTAGAGGCACAGCCGCCACACGAAGAAGTGGCCGGCGTGCGCCTGCAGCCAGTGCTGCCAGCCCTCGACGCCGCCCACCACGTGGATGCCGGCGATGTTCACCGCCACGGCGGCGGCGGCCACCAGCAAGGTCCACAGCAGCGCCACGCCGACGCGGCGGTTGAACAGCCATGGCAGCCGCAGCCAGGCTAGCCGGCTCATGGCGTACCGCTCCGCGGCTTCTGGACTTCCCGCAGACGGTCGCGTGTGGTGTCGCCCTCGAAGACGCCGCGCGAACCGGCAGCGCGGGTGCTGTGGCGCTGGATGATCGCCATAGCCGAGTTGCCGGCCAGCGTGCGGCGCAGCTCCAGTTCGGTCTTGAGGTTGTTGATCTCCTGCTCCAGCGCGCTGTTCTCCTGCTCGACCGCCCGCACGGCCAACTCGTTGGCGGCGACGTTCGGCTCCTTCTTGCCGGTCAGCAACGTGCGTTGCAGCAGCAGGGCCTTCTCCAGCACGCTGGACAGCGCCGCCTCGGACGCGAGGCGCCGGCCCAGCACGTCCTGGTCGGGTTCGTCACGCAGGGCCTCGATCACGCCGCGGGTGATCGGCAGCGAGCTGCTGCCGGCTGCGTCGAGATTGGCCAGCGTCGTCGGCCGGGCGCCCGTCACCAGCTCCTGCAGCACCTGCAGCTTGGTCTCGTACTCTTCCTGGATCACTGGCGTGAGCCCGACGCCAGGCGTGGTCTGGGTCTTCGTGCAGTTTTCGCAGGTGCGTTGCTCGCGTTCGCCCAGAACTCGATTCGCAAAGGCCGCGGCCGCGCCAGGCGACGACCAGGTTTGGCAGGTCAGGCGGTTGCCGCAGGCGCTGCGCGCGATCGACGAGGTATCGGTGGCGCTGCGCCCGTTGAGCAGGTTGTAGCCCGCGCGCGTCACATCGCCGACCACCTTGATCGAACTCTGGCCAGAGCCACCCGCGTTGCCGCCGCCGACCCAGGGCACGCCGTTGTTCCCTTTGTTGGACTCGGCCTGCTCGATGGCGGAGACGGCGTCGGTGCTGCTGACCGCATCCCGCAGCGCCATCCCCTCGGCGAGCTGGTCCCAGCCGGCCTGGCCACCGGCCATGTCCGCCATGCGATTGGCGATGGCCCGGCAGGTCATCTTCGAGCGGTCGAAGTCCAGGCGCGCCTGGAGGATGCCGTTGGTCAGCAGGTTGTAGAGCCCCGGGTCGGCGCGCTGGATGATCAGCGCCGGCAGCGAGGCCACGGCGCTGGTGGCGTTCTGGATCACGTTGCTCATGATCGCCTGGAAGCCGTTGGTGATGCCGTTGAGCTGGTTCTGCAGTGTCGTGGTGATGCTCATGTCGCCGCAGATCAGGTTGCTGTTCCAGCCGATTCCCACGCCGATGCTCTGCATGTTGCCGGCACCACCCATCGACACGGCCCGGCCGCCGCCGATGCTGTAGAGCACGTCGTCGCCGATCACGCTGCCGCTGACGTTCACGCCATTGGGATCGATGCGGGTCTGCGCCCAGACGACGCCGACGACCAGCGTGATGGCCGCCACGAGCAGCGTGGCCCGCAGGTGCGATTTCGCGCGGCGCAGGAAGTCAGGGAGGGAGGCGTTCATCGTGGGTTCCTCACATGAAATCGACGCTGCCGAGGAAGACCTGGCCACGGCGCAGGCAGCAGGAGTACGGCCGCCACAAGGCCCAGGCGTAGTCGCCCTGCTGGGCCTGCACGCGGGTGCGGCTGTGCGGGAAGACCGCGCAACTGTTCGAGAGCGTCGGCGTCAGCTCCTGCCACTTGCCCGTCGATGCGTCGGTCTCCATCAGCGCGCCGGCCGGCCAGTAGCCGTCGCGGGCGCTGGCCAGCAGGGGCTGGTACACGTGAATCTGGTTGCGGCGCGTCACGATGTCGCCCGCGCGCTGCGCGACCACGGCGCCGCTCTTGTGGTCGTCGGTCTGGTGCAGGAAGCCACCGCGGGGATACACGTTGCCCCAGAGGTTCAGGCCGGTGCGCGTACCGATTTCGCGCCGGCCGGGGATGAGCGCTTCGGGGTAGAACGCTTCCGGGATGTTGTAGCGCCAGGCGATCGTGTCGAGCGTGCTCAGCAGATACGGCATGAAGGCCGTGCCAGCGCCTTCGCAGGTGTAGCCGGAGGCGCTGGCGAACTGGCTGAACACCAGCCCGGCCGGATGGCCGATGACATCGGCGTTCTTGAACTTGGCGAGGTTGTTCTCGTTGTCGTGATTGGTCGTGCCGTCACCGCCAGCCTTGGCGGTCGGGTTGGGCATGCTCATCGCCCTGACCTCCAGCCACGGGTTTTCGCCGGTGTTCGAGTAGCTCGACACCACCGCATCGGGGACGTAGTGGCGCACCTTGACGGAGGTGCGAACCGAGCAGCCGAAGGGCGTGCAGTACAGCCAGTAGCAGATACCGACCACGCGGTATTCGAGGCAGTCGGGGGACAGCGCCGACGAGACGATGGTGGCGGTGTCCAGGGCGAACGTCGACGTGGCCGCGCTCAGCAGCAGCGAGGCGGCGGTGGCGCGCAGGCGCCGGCGTGCCAGCAGGAGGCTCATGGCTGCGTGCTCCGGTAGGCGTTGATGCGCGCGACGGCGCGGGGCACGTCGGGCTCGCCGTAGACCACGTAGCGTCGATCGACCACCACGGCGGGAATCTTGGCGATGCCCAGTCCCCAGGCATCCGCGACACCTTGATAGGCGTGGCCGATGCGGCGCTGAAGGGCCTCGCCGCCGCCATGCAACCGCTGCCGCACCACGGCTGCGGCCTGTTGCGGGTCGGCCGGCAGGTGCGCGGCGAGTTCGACCTCGATGCGCGTGGCCTGGTCCAGCTCGATGATCCGCACGCCGGCCGGGGCCTGCACCGGATGACGGCTGTCGGTGACGACGAGCACATCGGCTGCTGCAGTCTGGGTGAACAAGAACAGCACTGCCCACAGTCCGGGCGCAATGCTGATGGTCGGCAGCCGGGGCGAAGCCTTGAAGAAGGGGACCGGCATATCGGGCGTCCTTGGAGTCGATCAAGGTCACAGTCGACTTCAAGTGCCGATGTGGCGCGACAAAGAAACCGCATCCGGCCCCTGCCGGTTTCATACCCTATGCCGTTGTGAGCGTTGTGATTGCCTCCTGCCGGAGGCGGAGATCAGGTGCGGGACGCTGAGGTGCCCGCGAACCCAAGAAACGCGTGATGTAAGCGAATCGGCATCGACGGCTTGGAGCGTGCATGTAGGCTCTGCCAAGTCCCGTCACTGATGTCGCTCGGGGCGAGGCAGTCTGAGCGCGAAACTCGTCTCAAGTAAGCGTTGA encodes:
- a CDS encoding integrating conjugative element protein, producing MNASLPDFLRRAKSHLRATLLVAAITLVVGVVWAQTRIDPNGVNVSGSVIGDDVLYSIGGGRAVSMGGAGNMQSIGVGIGWNSNLICGDMSITTTLQNQLNGITNGFQAIMSNVIQNATSAVASLPALIIQRADPGLYNLLTNGILQARLDFDRSKMTCRAIANRMADMAGGQAGWDQLAEGMALRDAVSSTDAVSAIEQAESNKGNNGVPWVGGGNAGGSGQSSIKVVGDVTRAGYNLLNGRSATDTSSIARSACGNRLTCQTWSSPGAAAAFANRVLGEREQRTCENCTKTQTTPGVGLTPVIQEEYETKLQVLQELVTGARPTTLANLDAAGSSSLPITRGVIEALRDEPDQDVLGRRLASEAALSSVLEKALLLQRTLLTGKKEPNVAANELAVRAVEQENSALEQEINNLKTELELRRTLAGNSAMAIIQRHSTRAAGSRGVFEGDTTRDRLREVQKPRSGTP
- a CDS encoding nucleotidyl transferase AbiEii/AbiGii toxin family protein; the encoded protein is MDKTYADTVRLLLAVAPDVFANDIFAMKGGTAINLFVRDMPRLSVDIDVVYLPWQTPRDEALQAINQELAAIAARVAPLGVQTRLVRAKDLGDTKLIVENDASQVKIEVNVVFRGSVLPVERRPLSAKTSDLFGVEFELPVLAPDELYASKLVAALDRQHPRDLFDVWQLYESGDISDGMVECFVIYLAGHNRPPHEVLFGNDKDIAGEYERAFVGMTEVDCSLETLLDARATLRRELPQRLSTAHKQFLSGLVRAEPDWSLVQCPHAAQLPALRWKLSNLETFRKRRPDDFAAQSAALDTGLGQS
- a CDS encoding DUF3742 family protein: MSMSTNTHNGRWSHRLGRGAGRAWRGYLRREQRVAGWLVTRGVPAGAATAVLWIVKLAVLGMLLYTVSWLVLLLAFAVVAAWLARNADEDDEKQPELRDGHSGVGLYDKDDWRIDMGDPDEP
- a CDS encoding TIGR03756 family integrating conjugative element protein; amino-acid sequence: MSLLLARRRLRATAASLLLSAATSTFALDTATIVSSALSPDCLEYRVVGICYWLYCTPFGCSVRTSVKVRHYVPDAVVSSYSNTGENPWLEVRAMSMPNPTAKAGGDGTTNHDNENNLAKFKNADVIGHPAGLVFSQFASASGYTCEGAGTAFMPYLLSTLDTIAWRYNIPEAFYPEALIPGRREIGTRTGLNLWGNVYPRGGFLHQTDDHKSGAVVAQRAGDIVTRRNQIHVYQPLLASARDGYWPAGALMETDASTGKWQELTPTLSNSCAVFPHSRTRVQAQQGDYAWALWRPYSCCLRRGQVFLGSVDFM
- a CDS encoding TIGR03757 family integrating conjugative element protein; the encoded protein is MPVPFFKASPRLPTISIAPGLWAVLFLFTQTAAADVLVVTDSRHPVQAPAGVRIIELDQATRIEVELAAHLPADPQQAAAVVRQRLHGGGEALQRRIGHAYQGVADAWGLGIAKIPAVVVDRRYVVYGEPDVPRAVARINAYRSTQP
- a CDS encoding conjugal transfer protein TraG N-terminal domain-containing protein; its protein translation is MTLYTTDYLEYYLTLVAWVVNNGIWSILVASGVFALPFVAIVIQEWLKARSEGADEGNKGVLSSMRIENRVWVAIVVIMFAGIPFIPVDLATIRFDTTRSAQCQVNVPLPNDTGWSNVYTALNDQSALVPVWWFFMHALSKAVTGAAVAAIPCGTDLREIRMDVDASRIDDPVLAQEVADFTHDCYGPSRAKLFMNRPTLSDEQMNDVTWIGSSYFLDTPGFYDTYRARTPRTAWPYDATRDAGLAQVDSGGGYPSCRQWWADGGQGLRSRLLAQVDPDLLTRIGRWVGFLSQSEVNDSVIRAVVSPRQQKMNQGAVYTDYGGQIDKTLPNIVTRGASDLGLTVGSLGFFPAMDVVRQALPMVLTMLKMALVICIPLVLLIGTYDLKTVVTVSCVQFALFFVDFWFQLARWIDSTILDALYGWGFGADRPHANFDPLIGLNNAFGDMLLNFVMATMFIVLPTFWVMALGWAGVRAGNFLGGLITGTSDAKSAGGSGSRLAMTAVSKGAAK
- a CDS encoding type IV toxin-antitoxin system AbiEi family antitoxin domain-containing protein, with the translated sequence MNGNSRHQVIKRLQAGLPRGAPFDLATLSQFGVSPQLAAHYADGGWLVRLAHGVYAFPNDEFGVYGALKFLQQRVPGLHVGGKSALALQGVRHNLGSREALVLWGDGRFALPAWFTSRFPARYVHARLFDWPDTALAGKTLTTPPGLPEDLRVAAPERAVLELLYEAGVKQSLEEARNLFDGLRSPRKDLLGQLLSCCASVKAVRLFLTWARETSLVDVDALLEQYPVRTGSNTRWMSRLDDGTLLSLRPHG